In Aureibacter tunicatorum, a genomic segment contains:
- the cas5d gene encoding type I-D CRISPR-associated protein Cas5/Csc1: MADLYYSNIELNTMKIYKLRLTLLNHLFYFTEMTNGSRTGNFIGDLALTYAFRPYLAPANKPIPFRDKPEYEEIKDWGYYCTMAMPERSQPTNVYTKNTLFNTDGFFDTKSLEDTAKSPFKNLVHVQGVEAQSTFLCYLVSKNDLDIPPTIRVGNGRETLVAVEEIETSEQGDLWLNAYTHKIVFDNLEEVADLMAEEQIHDREYVLENYILLKGFKKKHLPTIFNQTFN; the protein is encoded by the coding sequence ATGGCAGATTTATATTATTCGAATATTGAATTAAATACCATGAAAATATACAAATTAAGACTCACCTTACTCAATCACCTCTTCTACTTCACCGAGATGACCAATGGCTCTCGTACAGGTAACTTTATAGGAGATCTGGCACTTACATATGCCTTCAGACCCTATTTAGCCCCTGCAAATAAGCCTATACCATTTCGTGACAAACCAGAATATGAAGAGATCAAAGATTGGGGATACTATTGCACCATGGCTATGCCGGAGCGTTCACAACCGACAAATGTATATACCAAAAATACATTGTTCAATACCGATGGATTCTTTGATACCAAGAGTTTGGAAGATACAGCCAAATCACCATTCAAAAACCTGGTGCATGTGCAGGGGGTTGAAGCCCAATCCACTTTTCTTTGCTATCTAGTCAGCAAAAATGATTTGGATATACCCCCGACCATCAGAGTAGGCAACGGTAGAGAAACACTGGTAGCAGTAGAAGAAATAGAAACATCAGAACAAGGTGATCTATGGCTCAATGCCTACACACACAAGATCGTATTTGACAATCTGGAAGAAGTCGCCGATCTCATGGCAGAAGAACAAATCCATGACCGAGAATACGTTTTAGAAAATTACATATTGTTAAAAGGGTTCAAGAAAAAACACCTACCAACAATATTCAACCAAACATTCAATTAA
- the cas7d gene encoding type I-D CRISPR-associated protein Cas7/Csc2: MKNIFENIPANLFRTNLKENKTGTFKIALVREVVGPMINRSNYADETIVFRTQEGKNLIEVPARKWKAPDKLTGLKLCRQTSAVSEDVRYNVIKTSNELANPNSILFGDSVTASNDAVGIKARVIYDWAYSIRPVDELVDTIQHNALSEGGTMYDEEEGKLRQSLFRVQYIQPQTYFPQFITLENATPELLFHLLSSILFTSRYGAQSTTTGNNVRNHIVAMGYDTVEAPLNSFTFSNNWNEATEVNLENIKAEMLKQMQDNYAENLIQGEDLEVTIRETWKSDLTSEYQATQEQCVEYLKEIKVYKEPKAKKAPAKKKQPVEA; this comes from the coding sequence ATGAAAAATATATTTGAAAATATCCCAGCTAATTTATTCAGAACTAACCTTAAGGAAAACAAAACAGGAACCTTCAAAATCGCTTTAGTACGCGAAGTTGTAGGTCCTATGATCAACCGAAGCAACTATGCTGATGAGACAATTGTATTCCGTACACAAGAAGGAAAAAATCTTATAGAAGTTCCAGCCCGTAAATGGAAAGCACCAGATAAATTGACAGGCCTTAAGCTTTGCCGTCAGACAAGTGCTGTCTCTGAAGATGTTCGTTACAATGTAATCAAAACGAGTAATGAATTAGCTAACCCTAATTCAATCCTTTTTGGAGATTCAGTTACCGCTTCCAATGATGCCGTAGGAATCAAAGCTCGTGTCATTTACGATTGGGCATACTCTATACGTCCTGTTGATGAGTTAGTTGATACAATCCAGCACAATGCTTTGAGTGAAGGAGGGACAATGTACGATGAAGAAGAAGGAAAACTTCGTCAGTCGCTTTTCAGAGTTCAATACATTCAGCCTCAGACTTATTTCCCTCAGTTTATCACTTTGGAAAATGCCACACCCGAATTATTATTCCATCTCTTATCTTCTATCCTGTTTACAAGCAGATACGGAGCACAAAGCACCACTACAGGGAATAATGTCAGAAACCACATTGTAGCCATGGGATACGATACTGTCGAAGCTCCGCTTAACAGCTTCACTTTCTCCAACAATTGGAATGAAGCCACAGAAGTAAACCTTGAGAATATCAAAGCCGAAATGCTTAAACAAATGCAGGATAACTATGCTGAAAACCTTATTCAGGGAGAAGATTTGGAAGTAACTATCCGTGAAACTTGGAAATCAGACCTTACTTCTGAATATCAAGCGACTCAAGAACAATGTGTTGAATACTTAAAAGAGATCAAAGTATACAAAGAACCAAAAGCTAAAAAAGCCCCGGCAAAGAAAAAACAACCTGTTGAAGCTTAA